A genome region from Alphaproteobacteria bacterium includes the following:
- the coaD gene encoding pantetheine-phosphate adenylyltransferase has product MTIPKSTPPLIGVYPGTFDPITLGHLDIVERAMKVVDHLVLAVAENPGKGPLFSVEERIALAQTDLGNNKKIAGKSFEVVPFNELLMDFVVKKNGRVIVRGLRAVSDFEYEFQMAGMNSFLNDEIETVFFMAQSKHQLISSRFVKEIARLGGNVRHFATPNVVSALKKKFKN; this is encoded by the coding sequence ATGACCATCCCCAAATCCACCCCTCCACTGATCGGCGTTTATCCCGGCACGTTTGACCCGATCACGCTGGGGCATCTGGATATTGTGGAGCGGGCGATGAAGGTGGTGGATCACCTTGTGCTGGCGGTGGCGGAGAACCCCGGCAAGGGGCCGCTGTTTTCGGTGGAGGAGCGCATCGCGCTTGCCCAGACCGACCTTGGTAACAACAAGAAAATCGCCGGCAAGTCGTTCGAGGTGGTGCCGTTCAACGAGCTGCTGATGGATTTCGTGGTCAAAAAAAATGGTCGCGTCATCGTGCGCGGGCTTCGCGCTGTGTCGGATTTCGAATACGAATTCCAGATGGCGGGCATGAACTCGTTCCTGAACGATGAAATCGAAACCGTGTTCTTCATGGCGCAGTCGAAACACCAGCTGATTTCATCCCGCTTCGTCAAGGAAATCGCAAGGCTCGGCGGCAACGTCCGCCATTTCGCGACGCCGAATGTGGTGAGCGCGCTGAAGAAGAAGTTTAAGAATTAA
- a CDS encoding outer membrane protein assembly factor BamE encodes MKSAPALLLAALLITTSCAPKITTHGNLLPKHQVEMVKVQESGREDVERLWGPPSTVSPFDNKTWYYIGETDSQKGIFDHKVERRQTIKVVFDEQDRVAEVTMVDPKLSHDVKIVSRKTPSAGKEFTVVQQFIGNLGKFNKGGTK; translated from the coding sequence ATGAAATCCGCCCCTGCCCTGTTGCTTGCAGCGCTGTTGATAACGACATCTTGCGCGCCCAAAATCACCACCCATGGCAACCTGCTGCCGAAACATCAGGTCGAAATGGTCAAGGTGCAGGAATCAGGCCGCGAAGATGTGGAGCGCCTTTGGGGTCCGCCTTCGACCGTCTCCCCCTTCGACAACAAGACATGGTATTACATCGGCGAAACCGACAGCCAGAAGGGCATTTTCGACCACAAGGTCGAACGCCGCCAGACGATCAAGGTCGTGTTCGACGAACAGGACCGCGTGGCCGAAGTCACGATGGTCGATCCCAAGCTGTCGCATGATGTAAAAATCGTGTCGCGCAAGACCCCGTCGGCCGGCAAGGAATTCACCGTCGTCCAGCAGTTCATCGGCAACCTTGGCAAGTTCAACAAGGGCGGCACGAAGTAA
- a CDS encoding sodium-translocating pyrophosphatase: MPFDLQTIVIASGVLALLYGILTSFQVMSKSAGNARMQEIAAAIQEGAQAYLNRQYTTIAAVGVVVGILLGVTLGLRTGIGFAVGAILSGLAGYIGMHVSVRANVRTADAAQKGLQEALTVAFKSGAITGLLVVGLGLLGVAVYYFVLLNKNVPQREILEALVALGFGASLISIFARLGGGIFTKGADVGADLCGKVEANLPEDDPRNPAVIADNVGDNVGDCAGMAADLFETYAVTLVATMLIAASVFAPEAVRGAMELPLLICGLCIVSSIIGTYFVRLGSSENIMGALYKGLIVTGILSLGLVWWAIDATVGMNTQLALLSGATVTGMKLFHCAIVGLVVTALMVWITEYYTSTSFRPVRSIAKASETGHGTNVIQGLAISLEATALPVVVIAVGIYVAFNAAGLYGISLAATTMLALAGMIVALDAYGPVTDNAGGIAEMSELPKKVRVVTDALDAVGNTTKAVTKGYAIGSAGLAALVLFAAFTEELKHYFGAASEYVTKGGHDALTVTFPLDEPFVIIGLFLGGLLPYLFGAMCMTAVGRAAGSIVIEVRRQLREIPGILKGTSKPDYGRAVDMLTKAAIGEMVVPSLLPVLSPVVLFYVVKAVSGSAASGFQAVGAMLVGTIVTGLFVAISMTSGGGAWDNAKKYIEEGHYGGKGSDAHKAAVTGDTVGDPYKDTAGPAVNPLIKITNIVAILLVAVIAKMMVG, from the coding sequence ATGCCGTTTGATCTTCAAACAATCGTGATCGCGTCGGGGGTGCTCGCACTTCTGTACGGGATCCTGACAAGCTTCCAGGTCATGTCCAAAAGCGCCGGTAACGCGCGCATGCAGGAAATCGCCGCCGCCATTCAGGAAGGCGCGCAAGCCTACCTGAACCGCCAATACACCACCATCGCCGCCGTCGGCGTCGTTGTGGGCATCCTGCTGGGCGTGACGCTCGGCCTGCGCACCGGCATCGGTTTCGCAGTGGGTGCAATCCTCTCGGGTCTTGCCGGTTACATCGGCATGCACGTTTCCGTCCGCGCCAACGTGCGCACGGCTGACGCTGCGCAAAAAGGCCTGCAGGAAGCGCTGACCGTCGCCTTCAAATCGGGCGCGATCACCGGCCTGCTGGTCGTCGGCCTCGGCCTGCTCGGCGTTGCCGTGTATTACTTCGTCCTGCTGAACAAGAACGTGCCGCAGCGCGAAATCCTGGAAGCCCTCGTGGCGCTGGGCTTCGGCGCTTCGCTGATCTCGATCTTCGCGCGCCTTGGCGGCGGTATCTTCACGAAAGGTGCTGACGTGGGCGCGGATCTTTGCGGCAAGGTTGAAGCCAACCTGCCGGAGGACGATCCCCGCAACCCCGCCGTCATCGCCGACAACGTTGGCGACAACGTGGGCGACTGCGCAGGCATGGCTGCCGACCTGTTCGAAACCTATGCCGTCACGCTGGTTGCGACCATGCTGATCGCGGCGTCGGTCTTTGCACCGGAAGCCGTCCGCGGCGCGATGGAACTGCCGCTGCTGATCTGCGGCCTGTGCATCGTCTCCTCGATCATCGGAACCTACTTCGTGCGTCTCGGCTCGTCGGAAAACATCATGGGCGCCCTGTATAAAGGCCTCATCGTGACCGGCATCCTGTCGCTCGGCCTCGTCTGGTGGGCAATCGACGCAACCGTCGGCATGAACACGCAGCTCGCGCTGCTGTCGGGTGCTACCGTCACCGGCATGAAACTGTTCCATTGCGCGATCGTCGGCCTGGTCGTCACCGCGCTGATGGTCTGGATCACCGAGTACTATACCTCGACCTCGTTCCGCCCCGTCCGCTCGATTGCGAAAGCATCGGAAACCGGCCACGGCACGAACGTGATCCAAGGTCTGGCGATCTCGCTGGAAGCAACCGCGCTGCCCGTCGTCGTTATCGCCGTCGGCATCTACGTCGCCTTCAACGCAGCCGGCCTGTACGGCATCTCGCTTGCGGCAACCACCATGCTGGCGCTCGCCGGCATGATCGTCGCGCTTGACGCTTACGGCCCGGTCACCGACAACGCCGGCGGTATCGCCGAAATGTCGGAACTGCCGAAAAAAGTCCGCGTCGTCACCGACGCGCTGGACGCTGTCGGCAACACGACCAAGGCTGTCACGAAAGGCTACGCGATCGGTTCCGCCGGTCTTGCGGCCCTCGTGCTGTTCGCGGCGTTCACCGAAGAGCTGAAGCACTATTTCGGCGCTGCGTCGGAATACGTCACGAAAGGCGGCCATGACGCCCTGACCGTGACCTTCCCGCTCGACGAGCCCTTCGTCATCATCGGCCTGTTCCTGGGCGGCTTGCTGCCGTACCTGTTCGGCGCGATGTGCATGACCGCTGTCGGCCGTGCGGCCGGCTCGATCGTGATCGAAGTGCGCCGCCAGCTGCGCGAGATCCCGGGCATCCTGAAAGGCACTTCCAAGCCTGACTACGGCCGCGCCGTGGACATGCTGACGAAAGCCGCCATCGGCGAGATGGTTGTCCCCTCGCTGCTGCCCGTGCTGTCGCCTGTCGTGCTGTTCTACGTCGTGAAGGCCGTTTCCGGCTCCGCTGCTTCCGGCTTCCAGGCCGTGGGCGCGATGCTGGTCGGCACGATCGTGACGGGCCTGTTCGTTGCTATCTCGATGACCTCGGGCGGCGGCGCATGGGACAACGCGAAAAAATACATCGAAGAAGGCCATTACGGCGGCAAGGGCTCTGATGCCCACAAAGCTGCCGTGACCGGCGACACCGTCGGCGATCCCTACAAGGACACCGCCGGCCCCGCCGTCAACCCGCTGATCAAGATCACGAACATCGTGGCGATCCTGCTGGTTGCTGTCATCGCCAAGATGATGGTTGGCTAA
- the gyrA gene encoding DNA gyrase subunit A, with translation MQKSYLDYAMSVIVSRALPDVRDGLKPVHRRILYAMREGGYDSTKPFKKSARIVGDVMGKYHPHGDSAIYDAMVRMAQDFSMRLMLVDSQGNFGSMDGDPPAAMRYTEARLAKTAEAMLDDIDKETVDFQPNYDESTVEPTVLPSRFPNLLANGAAGIAVGMATNIPPHNLGEVIDGCVAYVDNPNITIDELIEHIPGPDFPTGGQLIGRNGVMGMYHNGRGSMMMRAKTSFEEGKKDRTSIIVHEIPYQVNKSKLLEKMAECVREKKVEGISDLRDESDRDGVRVVIELKKDAVPDVVLKQLQKETELQTSFPANMLALNYGRPMTMNLKMMIEAFVKFREEVIAKRTIFELKKARDRAHILAGLAVAVANIDEIIAIIRTASDPNDAREKLTAKPWAAASVAPLIKLIDDPLYPIANDNTYQMSDVQAKAILDLRLHRLTALERDKIGDELKEVCAYIEECLRILGSRDVLMKVLRDELVEVKEKFATPRKTELIALENETDLEDLIQKEDMVVTVSHAGYVKRVPLSTYRAQKRGGKGRTGMQTKDEDFVTDLFIANTHTPVLFFTSKGIVHKMKVYRLPLGTPQAKGKAFINLLPLEPGEKISVVMPLPEDETTWDKLDVIFATSHGTVRRNSLEDFQNVRANGLIAMKLEGDESLIDVRTCTDKNDILLSTRKGKAIRFGVADLRVFKSRASTGIRGIKLMPGDEVVSISIIHSVEATPDERIAYLRRASKERNQIEDEAPDTGGEDGEETASGNVVLTDDRYNELAKFEEFLLAVTSKGFGKRTSTYEYRATNRGGSGIWNMKLGKKNGEIVGSFNVHDSDEAMLVTNGGQIIRMPVEDVRFVGRQSQGVTLFRIDGEGEEVVSAAIIKDVGTDEVKE, from the coding sequence ATGCAGAAATCATACCTCGATTACGCGATGAGCGTGATCGTGAGCCGTGCGCTGCCCGATGTGCGGGATGGTCTGAAACCCGTCCACCGCCGCATTTTGTACGCGATGCGCGAGGGCGGATATGATTCCACGAAGCCTTTCAAGAAATCCGCCCGTATCGTCGGTGACGTGATGGGTAAATACCACCCGCATGGCGACAGCGCCATTTACGACGCGATGGTGCGCATGGCGCAGGATTTCTCGATGCGCCTGATGCTGGTGGATAGTCAGGGTAACTTTGGCTCGATGGACGGCGACCCGCCTGCCGCGATGCGTTATACCGAAGCGCGCCTTGCGAAAACGGCGGAGGCGATGCTGGACGATATCGACAAGGAAACCGTCGATTTCCAACCCAACTATGACGAAAGCACGGTCGAGCCCACGGTGCTGCCGTCGCGTTTCCCCAACCTGCTGGCGAATGGTGCTGCCGGCATCGCGGTCGGCATGGCGACCAACATCCCGCCCCATAACCTGGGCGAAGTGATCGACGGCTGCGTTGCCTATGTCGATAACCCCAACATCACGATCGACGAGCTGATCGAGCATATCCCCGGCCCCGACTTCCCGACGGGCGGCCAGCTGATCGGCCGCAACGGCGTGATGGGCATGTACCACAACGGCCGCGGTTCGATGATGATGCGCGCCAAGACATCGTTCGAGGAAGGCAAGAAAGACCGCACCTCGATCATCGTCCACGAAATTCCGTATCAGGTTAACAAGTCGAAACTGCTGGAGAAAATGGCGGAATGCGTACGCGAGAAAAAGGTGGAAGGCATTTCCGACCTGCGCGATGAATCCGACCGCGACGGCGTGCGCGTGGTGATCGAGCTGAAAAAGGACGCCGTTCCCGATGTGGTGCTGAAGCAGCTGCAGAAGGAAACCGAGCTGCAGACCAGCTTCCCCGCCAACATGCTGGCGCTGAACTACGGCCGCCCGATGACGATGAACCTCAAGATGATGATCGAGGCCTTCGTCAAGTTCCGCGAGGAAGTGATTGCGAAACGCACGATATTCGAACTGAAAAAAGCCCGCGACCGCGCACATATCTTGGCCGGCCTCGCCGTCGCCGTTGCGAACATCGACGAAATCATCGCGATCATCCGCACCGCCAGCGACCCCAATGACGCGCGCGAAAAACTGACCGCGAAGCCTTGGGCCGCCGCATCTGTTGCGCCGCTGATCAAGCTGATCGATGATCCGCTCTATCCCATCGCCAACGACAATACCTATCAAATGTCGGATGTGCAGGCGAAAGCCATCCTCGACCTGCGCCTGCACCGCCTGACGGCGCTGGAACGCGACAAGATCGGCGACGAGCTGAAGGAAGTCTGCGCCTATATCGAGGAATGCCTGCGCATTCTGGGTTCCCGCGATGTGCTGATGAAGGTGCTGCGCGACGAACTGGTGGAGGTGAAGGAAAAATTCGCCACCCCGCGCAAAACCGAACTGATCGCCCTTGAAAACGAAACCGATCTGGAAGACCTGATCCAGAAAGAAGACATGGTCGTGACCGTCAGCCATGCGGGCTACGTGAAACGCGTGCCGCTCTCGACCTATCGCGCGCAAAAACGCGGCGGCAAGGGCCGCACAGGCATGCAGACCAAGGACGAAGATTTCGTCACCGACCTGTTCATCGCCAATACCCATACGCCCGTGTTGTTCTTCACGTCCAAGGGCATCGTGCATAAAATGAAGGTGTACCGCCTGCCGCTGGGCACCCCGCAGGCGAAGGGCAAGGCCTTTATCAACCTGCTGCCGCTGGAACCGGGCGAGAAAATCTCGGTCGTCATGCCGCTGCCGGAAGACGAAACGACATGGGATAAACTGGACGTTATCTTCGCAACCTCCCACGGTACCGTGCGCCGCAACAGCCTGGAGGACTTCCAGAACGTGCGCGCCAACGGCCTCATCGCCATGAAGCTGGAGGGTGACGAAAGCCTGATCGATGTGCGCACCTGCACCGATAAAAACGACATCCTGCTCTCCACACGCAAGGGCAAGGCGATCCGTTTTGGCGTCGCTGACCTGCGCGTGTTCAAGAGCCGCGCATCCACCGGTATTCGCGGCATCAAACTGATGCCGGGCGATGAAGTCGTCTCCATCTCCATCATCCACAGCGTCGAAGCAACGCCGGACGAACGCATCGCTTACCTGCGCCGCGCGTCCAAGGAACGCAACCAGATCGAGGACGAAGCGCCCGATACAGGCGGCGAGGATGGCGAGGAAACGGCATCCGGCAACGTCGTGCTGACCGATGACCGCTATAACGAACTCGCTAAATTCGAGGAATTCCTGCTCGCCGTCACGTCCAAGGGCTTCGGCAAGCGCACCTCCACCTACGAATACCGCGCCACCAACCGCGGTGGCTCGGGCATCTGGAACATGAAGCTGGGCAAGAAGAACGGCGAAATCGTGGGTTCCTTCAACGTCCATGACTCGGACGAAGCGATGCTGGTCACCAATGGCGGCCAGATCATCCGCATGCCCGTCGAAGACGTCCGCTTCGTGGGCCGCCAAAGCCAGGGCGTCACCCTGTTCCGCATCGACGGCGAGGGTGAAGAAGTCGTGTCGGCGGCGATTATTAAGGATGTGGGGACGGATGAGGTGAAGGAATAA
- the chrA gene encoding chromate efflux transporter, giving the protein MIPKRDLFKTFAKIGCLGFGGPAGQIALMHKILVEEKNWISEQRFLHALNYCMLLPGPEAMQLATYIGWLLHKTWGGIVAGLLFVLPGFLLMLGLAAIYAQYHSAPLVAALFFGLKPAVLVIVIEALIRIGKRALKSAAAKKLAALSFICIFFVNVPFPLIVLGAGVIGYVGRHSAFKPAPPAEKPAGHIPSTIDRMMDAGQLNHASPLYARPLGTLFDWLAIWFTPLLLAYHFLGGAHILPQIGAEFSKLAVVTFGGAYAALAYVAQMQLIPPADMLNGLGLAETTPGPLILVLEYVGYLAAYKPHGHLFGLLGATMAAWVTFAPCFLWIFLGAPYVEQARHNKAMAATLSAITAAVTGVILNLAVWFALHTLWAKVEPLRQTGITLYKVAQPDFPAFFIAGIAAVCTFKFKWNLLATLGLSAALGFAFHL; this is encoded by the coding sequence ATGATTCCCAAACGCGACCTGTTCAAAACTTTTGCGAAAATCGGCTGTCTCGGCTTCGGCGGGCCCGCGGGGCAAATTGCGCTGATGCACAAAATACTGGTCGAGGAAAAAAACTGGATCAGCGAACAGCGTTTCCTGCACGCGCTCAATTACTGCATGCTGCTGCCGGGGCCGGAGGCGATGCAGCTGGCCACATATATCGGCTGGCTGCTGCACAAAACATGGGGCGGCATTGTCGCGGGGCTGCTGTTCGTGCTGCCGGGCTTCCTGCTGATGCTCGGTCTTGCGGCGATTTACGCGCAGTACCATAGCGCGCCGCTGGTGGCCGCGCTGTTCTTCGGCCTGAAACCCGCCGTGCTGGTGATTGTTATCGAGGCCTTGATCCGCATCGGCAAACGCGCGCTTAAATCGGCCGCCGCAAAAAAACTCGCGGCGCTGTCCTTCATCTGCATTTTCTTCGTGAATGTCCCCTTCCCCCTCATCGTTCTGGGTGCGGGGGTCATCGGGTATGTCGGCCGCCACAGCGCGTTCAAGCCCGCCCCGCCCGCCGAAAAACCCGCCGGGCACATCCCCAGCACCATCGACCGCATGATGGACGCAGGCCAGCTGAACCATGCCAGCCCGCTTTACGCGCGTCCGCTCGGCACGCTGTTCGACTGGCTGGCGATCTGGTTTACGCCGCTGCTGCTGGCGTATCATTTCCTTGGCGGGGCGCATATCCTGCCGCAGATCGGCGCGGAATTCAGCAAGCTGGCGGTGGTAACCTTCGGCGGCGCCTATGCCGCGCTCGCCTATGTCGCGCAGATGCAGCTGATACCGCCTGCGGATATGCTGAACGGCCTTGGCCTTGCGGAAACCACGCCGGGGCCGCTGATCCTTGTCCTCGAATATGTCGGCTATCTGGCGGCGTATAAACCGCACGGGCATTTATTCGGCCTGCTGGGCGCGACCATGGCGGCATGGGTGACATTTGCGCCCTGCTTCCTCTGGATATTCCTCGGCGCGCCCTATGTCGAACAAGCCCGCCACAACAAGGCAATGGCCGCCACCCTGTCCGCCATCACCGCCGCCGTGACAGGCGTGATTTTAAACCTCGCGGTATGGTTCGCGCTGCATACGTTGTGGGCGAAGGTCGAGCCTCTCCGGCAGACGGGCATCACGCTTTACAAGGTGGCGCAGCCCGATTTCCCCGCATTCTTCATCGCGGGAATCGCTGCCGTTTGCACCTTCAAATTCAAATGGAATTTGCTGGCGACGCTCGGGTTGTCAGCAGCACTTGGTTTCGCCTTTCACCTCTAA
- a CDS encoding DUF177 domain-containing protein has protein sequence MTAQPEFSRVLAVEGLTPDKVRKETVEANDKECAALAKRFDLRELSNFKADLRIRRVEGGDVVRLEGKLSADVVQTCVISLQDVHAHIEGEFDTFLAEAGKHAAKKFGDEADFGIDDDDSAPEVIHNGQLDLGEIVAQYLSVELDPYPRAPGVSLAAQLAEAGLEVKNNPFSVLKNLNPGDKAAAKSTAKSRDADRLKLIAESAGKSKKGDGK, from the coding sequence ATGACAGCGCAACCAGAATTTTCCCGCGTTTTAGCGGTTGAGGGGCTGACCCCCGACAAAGTCAGGAAAGAAACAGTCGAAGCGAACGACAAGGAATGCGCGGCGCTGGCGAAGCGTTTTGACCTGCGCGAGCTGTCGAATTTCAAGGCCGACCTGCGCATCCGCCGCGTCGAGGGCGGCGATGTGGTCCGTCTGGAGGGCAAGCTTTCCGCCGATGTCGTGCAGACCTGCGTCATATCGCTGCAGGATGTCCATGCGCATATCGAGGGAGAGTTCGACACCTTCCTGGCCGAAGCCGGCAAGCATGCCGCCAAGAAATTCGGCGACGAAGCCGATTTCGGCATCGATGACGACGATAGCGCGCCGGAAGTCATTCATAACGGCCAGCTGGATCTGGGCGAAATCGTCGCTCAATACCTGTCTGTCGAGCTGGATCCCTATCCCCGCGCGCCCGGCGTCAGCCTTGCCGCGCAGCTGGCTGAGGCTGGATTGGAAGTGAAGAATAACCCGTTCAGCGTGCTGAAAAACCTGAACCCCGGGGACAAGGCCGCTGCGAAATCGACCGCCAAGTCGCGCGATGCGGACCGTCTGAAGCTCATCGCCGAAAGCGCCGGCAAATCCAAAAAAGGCGACGGCAAATAG
- a CDS encoding ankyrin repeat domain-containing protein encodes MSINDFDAPTQQSLRDSLFRAARLGELDDLRTVIANYPDMLNDKGSSSGATALVLAAENGHIRAVKFLLEQGADIDATDTVGRNALFMAAKYGKANIVQLLIGMGQDPYLVQDGASPYIIARNGGFNVLGEEMVGWRKEWLADVEKVKAAGEAAQRQQVTELTVKIRSGTTSAVVAPKTARFKPKF; translated from the coding sequence ATGTCGATCAACGACTTTGATGCGCCCACACAGCAATCGCTGCGGGATTCATTGTTCCGCGCGGCGCGGCTGGGGGAGCTTGATGACCTGCGCACGGTCATCGCCAATTATCCCGACATGCTGAACGACAAGGGTTCATCCTCCGGCGCAACCGCGCTGGTGCTGGCCGCCGAAAACGGGCATATCCGCGCCGTCAAGTTCCTGCTGGAGCAGGGCGCGGATATCGACGCGACCGACACGGTCGGCCGCAACGCGTTGTTCATGGCCGCGAAATACGGCAAGGCGAATATCGTGCAGCTGCTGATCGGCATGGGGCAGGACCCCTATCTGGTGCAGGACGGCGCGTCGCCCTATATCATCGCCCGCAACGGCGGCTTCAATGTTCTGGGCGAGGAGATGGTGGGCTGGCGTAAGGAATGGCTGGCCGATGTGGAAAAAGTAAAAGCCGCTGGCGAAGCCGCGCAGCGCCAACAGGTGACGGAACTGACTGTAAAAATCCGCAGCGGCACCACAAGCGCGGTCGTCGCGCCCAAGACGGCGCGCTTCAAACCGAAATTCTGA
- a CDS encoding Gfo/Idh/MocA family oxidoreductase: protein MLHDTFTDKAKAGGKTIPVLVLGAGVMGERHIASLIEVSEKVLFPRYGLRLDISAVDRDAQKLQRLPAQVEKFSDIDAALANASPQVALMAFNDDQHIDAFRTLFKNAPDLKAVLSEKPLTALLSEAQEIEPELRARYLSMNTVINFSPVFDRLQELLPSFDDVKPIGFDAIWGKNRTGDTRPSIGVPSESVHAMSVVSDMFGQGSLALETGAAKNGYLSVNATDVIYELNAQFRTEQGLPMRFNASYVFPEQHRRVTAWYEAPDKSLLAVELDFDVKHEGKNADRLRIHKVDAVTGARVALVDEYPAAIVNGAEGAGLKNDRITAFISLSMIDYMTPADKRDPALGLRLSNLDAALQIQGEVEQINRDNPRLKTLEQDADPKSLTPPKFGALDTLAPAEVLARVKALRPQPKKPGQHPRP from the coding sequence ATGCTGCATGATACATTCACCGACAAGGCCAAAGCAGGCGGGAAAACGATTCCCGTACTGGTGCTGGGCGCAGGCGTGATGGGGGAGCGGCATATCGCGTCGCTGATCGAAGTGTCGGAGAAGGTTTTGTTCCCGCGCTACGGGTTGCGACTGGACATTTCCGCCGTCGATCGCGACGCGCAGAAACTGCAGCGTCTGCCCGCGCAGGTGGAAAAGTTTTCCGATATCGATGCCGCGCTTGCCAACGCGTCGCCGCAGGTCGCGCTGATGGCGTTCAACGACGACCAGCATATCGACGCGTTCCGTACGCTGTTTAAAAACGCGCCGGATTTAAAAGCGGTTTTGAGCGAAAAGCCGCTGACCGCGCTGTTGTCGGAGGCGCAGGAGATCGAGCCCGAATTGCGCGCGCGGTATCTGAGCATGAACACCGTCATCAATTTTAGCCCCGTGTTTGACAGGTTGCAGGAATTGCTGCCGTCATTCGACGATGTGAAACCCATCGGTTTCGATGCCATCTGGGGCAAGAACCGCACGGGCGATACGCGCCCCTCCATCGGCGTGCCGTCGGAATCCGTCCATGCCATGTCGGTCGTCAGCGACATGTTCGGGCAGGGCAGCCTTGCGCTGGAAACGGGTGCGGCGAAGAACGGGTATCTGAGCGTCAATGCGACCGATGTGATTTATGAATTGAACGCGCAGTTCCGCACGGAACAGGGGTTGCCGATGCGGTTCAACGCGTCATATGTTTTCCCCGAACAGCACCGCCGCGTGACGGCATGGTACGAGGCTCCCGATAAATCGCTGCTGGCCGTCGAACTGGATTTCGACGTGAAGCATGAGGGCAAAAACGCCGACCGGCTGCGCATCCACAAGGTCGATGCCGTAACAGGCGCGCGCGTGGCGCTGGTCGATGAATACCCAGCAGCTATCGTGAACGGCGCGGAGGGTGCGGGACTGAAAAACGACCGCATCACGGCCTTTATCAGCCTCAGCATGATCGATTACATGACGCCCGCCGACAAACGCGACCCCGCGCTGGGATTACGCCTCAGCAACCTTGATGCCGCGCTGCAGATTCAGGGCGAGGTGGAGCAGATCAACCGCGACAACCCCCGCCTGAAAACGCTGGAGCAGGACGCCGACCCGAAATCGCTGACCCCGCCCAAATTCGGCGCGCTGGACACGCTGGCACCGGCGGAGGTGTTGGCAAGGGTGAAGGCGCTGAGGCCGCAGCCGAAGAAACCCGGCCAACACCCCAGACCGTAA
- a CDS encoding lysozyme: MSNAKTVIQGAGGALVIAAGLAGFLEGKTNHAIIPVPGDVPTICRGHTGPDVKLGMVASDQQCDEWFAADLSIAFKGIERQAPGVVMPATRRAAIASWFLNVGAGNAARSTLMRLLREGDQIGACNELTRWVYAGGRKLKGLVNRRSVERAVCLMEPEEEPFWRKYLPSV; encoded by the coding sequence ATGAGCAACGCAAAGACGGTCATCCAGGGCGCCGGCGGCGCGCTCGTGATTGCGGCCGGCCTGGCGGGCTTCCTCGAGGGCAAGACAAATCATGCCATCATACCCGTGCCGGGCGACGTGCCGACAATTTGCCGCGGCCATACCGGGCCGGACGTTAAGCTCGGCATGGTTGCGAGCGACCAGCAATGCGATGAATGGTTCGCGGCCGACCTGTCGATCGCCTTCAAGGGCATCGAGCGCCAGGCGCCGGGCGTCGTTATGCCCGCTACGCGTCGGGCGGCCATCGCTTCCTGGTTCCTGAATGTGGGTGCCGGCAATGCGGCGCGCTCCACGCTGATGCGCCTGCTGCGCGAAGGCGACCAGATCGGCGCCTGCAACGAGCTGACCCGGTGGGTATATGCCGGCGGCAGAAAGCTTAAAGGGCTTGTAAACCGCCGCAGCGTCGAGCGCGCCGTCTGTCTGATGGAACCGGAGGAAGAGCCGTTCTGGAGAAAATATCTGCCATCTGTTTAA
- a CDS encoding ankyrin repeat domain-containing protein — MSNNAPNPARTPPHDPILPDKAEIARYFHAATIGNVKEVAQFIRDYPDLLENNGSSTGATAIILAAKAGKLEVVELLAGLGANLNAGDNGDQSAIFYAAANGEVAVARFLINHGVDPTAPNKAGVSAVAIAGAQDFPIFGQEMAAHRARHLQAEADAERRRLEAAREALLQNLRDVTETVKGGVKGKVAAPRTATFGNKGKTP, encoded by the coding sequence ATGTCGAATAACGCACCCAATCCGGCGCGCACGCCGCCGCATGACCCGATCCTGCCCGACAAGGCGGAGATCGCGCGTTATTTCCATGCGGCCACCATCGGCAATGTGAAGGAAGTTGCGCAATTTATCCGCGACTATCCCGACCTGCTTGAAAACAACGGCTCGTCCACCGGCGCCACCGCCATCATTCTGGCGGCAAAGGCGGGTAAGCTGGAAGTGGTGGAATTGCTGGCAGGGCTCGGCGCGAATTTGAACGCGGGCGACAATGGCGACCAGTCCGCGATTTTCTACGCCGCCGCAAACGGCGAAGTGGCGGTTGCGCGCTTCCTCATCAACCACGGTGTCGATCCGACTGCGCCTAACAAGGCCGGTGTATCCGCGGTCGCGATTGCCGGCGCGCAGGACTTCCCGATTTTCGGTCAGGAAATGGCAGCGCACCGCGCAAGGCATTTACAGGCCGAAGCAGATGCCGAACGCCGGCGGCTGGAGGCGGCGCGCGAAGCATTGCTGCAGAACCTGCGCGACGTGACCGAAACCGTGAAGGGCGGCGTAAAAGGCAAAGTGGCCGCACCGCGTACCGCCACTTTTGGCAACAAGGGCAAAACGCCGTGA